ggcgctgaacgggaaaccgcgaacggcgccggacgcaaactagcaaacacacttgcgctgcgccttgcgtcgcattgcgccgggtgtattatagggccctatatgTCATTGTGGTGCCCTGGAAGAAGGTCTGATAAATAGTTACCAGAAGCTCAGTGTCTCCACCCACCCTTATATTTCTACAGTGTTTTGAGAGCTCAATGATTGTCTTCATCATGACCATCATCTCTCTGCTCCTGCTGGCCTTTCTGTTTCCACACCTGAACTTCACTGGTAAGACTGATTGACTGAACTGCATGTTGATTAATctggttaataatataattaaccgtctctctctctctctctctctctctctctctctctcagcttgTGTGAATGTGGGTATAGTGAACGGCACAGAAGCCAAAAAGCACTCCAGACCTTACATGGTTTCTCTTCAGAGGAACTGGCAACATGTCTGTTGTGGATTCCTCATTTCTGACGAGTTTGTCTTGACTGCCGCACATTGTCGAAAAAGGTAGTGTATTGTTTGGCATTTGACATGCTAAACTCTAAAAGAAAAAGCTTATTATATTAATACAATCTATTTTATAATAACAGATCAGAGACTTTAACAGTCGTGATTGGTGCACATGACCTAAAAAATAAGACTGAGGGTTCAGTGCGCATCGGGGTGATGTCCTACCACCAGCATCCAAACTTTACGGTGGAACCTGTTATGAATGACATTATGCTTTTAAGGGTAACAATCTCTACTCATTTCAGTTCAAAATGATAGTGTGGCGATGACATTGTTTATTCTCtgttataaatgtgttttactCGATTCACCTGCGGTTGGGAGAAGGTGTCCGGGAGGAAAAGAGTTAGGAGGGAGGGGCAAACACATCGCGCGGAGAGTAAAGGAGAATTGAGTTGAACGTTAGTCAAGCGGAGGAAACGTTAGTCAAGCTCTTTCTGCGTTTTGCTATTTTTGGGGAAGTTAAGACACCTCCTGATACCCGCGTTTTAGTTTGTAAACGTTGAGGAAATAAACCACAGCCCTTTTGGCTTTCAAACTGGATTCTCGTCTCCTGTTTGTTTCTCCTGGCAAAGTGCAAAACGTCACAATATCTTATTagataaaatatttatacaataaCCTTAAGCttatctttaaaaataataaataacttaaaatataaGATATATACGGAGCCCCTATGGGATGTGGTGGTGAAAATAATTGGcaggatttatatatatatatatatatatatatatatatatatatatatatatatatatatgtgtatatatgtatatatatatatatatatatatatatgtattttaatttttttttttttcaaatcttttgcaTTCCCTCGCAAAACTTTTTGCATTCCCACGCAACGTGAACTTGTTGGACTTGCGGAAATGGAAATGCGGTcagtgcttaaagggatagttcacccaaaaatgaaaatttgatgtttatctgcttacctccagggtatccaagatgtaggtgatgTCTGTCAGTTCGTATAATGCATGTGTCAATGGGAaatccatctataagagtaaaaaaaaaacatgcacagacaaatccaaattaagcCCTGTGGCTCGtaacgacacattgatgtcctaagacattaaacgattggtttgtgcgagaaaccaaacagtatttatataactttttacctctaatacaccactatgtctaaatgatataaatactgttcagtttcttgcacaaaccgatcgtttcgtgtcttaggacatcaatgtgtcgtcacgagccgcagggtttaatttggatttgtctgtgcatgtttttttactctcatagattttgttaccattgccatgcattatatgaatgacagacggcaacggttggagttaaaaatcttcatttgtgttttactgaagaaacaaagtcaccaacatcttggatgccctgggggtaagccaataaacatcaaatttaacatcaaaataaacatttcgCTTTAACTCATGGTGTTCAGTAAAGTTTGCAATATCACAGGTTCGAACTTCCCGGATCAATAACTCGTGagctaaatgtttttaaaacacagattctgaagtgtgcatacacACGTGCATACACATATGGACATTTTACTCTCCCATCAGGCCACgtgagaggatttgtgaatggtgATGATGAAGCAACACAACTGACACTGGTAGATCACATGATAAGGGCAACATGGCAAATGCTTGACTCAAAAGAAGTACATCcagattaataataaataataatacgtTTTATTTGTAATGCGCTTTTCTTAAACCCAAAGCGCTAAAACATTACAAGATTACATTAAAagattacattcatacattCATATTATATAGAACTTTTTAGTGGTcgtgaagtaattacttattcaaaattagtacctactcaagaaagtatgcaatttcggatgcagcctctgTTTCTAAAGCTTTGCATATGTAAATGCTTTTGTATTATGGAgctcaggggaacgcaaaacatttgcgagagaacacaaaagcattgaccgattattatcattttttttcccaccatcatatgtccctttaggggctccctATTACTTAGATGCTATCAATGCATCCTTATTGTACATTTCAGAATATAGGCTATCTGAACGTACAAAGATGGATCAGTACAGGCTTGATCAGAAAATAAACCAGACAAAAAAATCTCAACTGAAGGGAAAAGACTTAAAACGGGTTGCTCTGATCAAACaaaatagaatttaaaaaaaattggaaaactGTCATTCAATGAGATTAAATCTTTCTGTGATATGATTTTGTACTACAGCTGGATAAAAAAGTCACACAAAATGAGAAAGTCAACTGGATATCCATACCAGTGAAAGAAGAAGACATTGAAGTGCATTCTGTGTGCAGTGTTGCAGGCTGGGGAAGACTGAATATTAATGGCTCCCTTAGCAATCGTCTCATGGAGACATATGTAAAGATCATGAATAACACagaatgtgaaaataaatgggCAAAATATAACTATTCAGCTGCACAGATGATGTGTACATATGGCGATGGAGGAAGTTGCACCGTAAGTACAGTAGAAGATCATCTGTCATTTGATCCACACACTGACTGATATATGATGTGCACTTAATCTTTGTGTTTACATAACAGGGGGATTCAGGAGGTCCTTTGGTTTGTGGGAAAACCGCTGTTGGGGTCACATCTTTCGGTGACCCTGATCTCTGTAATTCATCTGAGCTACCTGAAGTTTATATGAAGGTTTCAGCATATCTGGCATGGATACATACATTTATTGGAAATGTTTATTGACATTTACATGGTTTTGACTTGAATTTCTCCAAATTGTTTCAATAAATGCTCCATGTGTCAATCATCCATGagtcttatttttttatctagCCCTTGGAGactgtaaatataaatgttttgtgtttttatcatattttttcccAGGAGATAGTGTATTTTCTATATGCAAGATGTTCTgctcaaatgtttttattacacattttgttaaatatttccTAACCCACAATGTCAGCAATGTCAAAATGTGTAGAAATGTCAGCAATTTCAGAGAAAAATGCTCACTTTACTGCTAAAGACTTTCAGGATGACCTAATAGAAGGAACAAAGCATTTAAACGCTTGGCGTTTATGCAAGAaggattttaaaagaaatgcatGTAGCATCAACAGGACttttattacagtgtaaataaaATACTGCAATTCCCTAAACTCTACTTCTGCACATACATTGGTTATTTGTCAGTTTCCTTGCACTGATGATATGACTTGGGCTAGCTTTGGGTTGACCCTACATTCAAGAAAATGAGGAACATGTGTTTGGTGGCTTCAGCCTTCAAGCTTTTTATACTGTGTATCATATATAGTAGAAACTTTGTGAAAGACCACAAATTTTTCACCAACAGTATATTTGCTTCCAAAACTAAAACCCCCTAGTGATGGACAATTACTTATATCCCATTATGTCAAGTACATTTAGAAAAAAGTGTGGGTTAGCAAATGATATCTTGATAAAACAATCctcatatcatatatatatatatatatatatatatagatatatatatatatatatatatatatatatatatataatgttgtatTATGACAAATATCA
The nucleotide sequence above comes from Chanodichthys erythropterus isolate Z2021 chromosome 10, ASM2448905v1, whole genome shotgun sequence. Encoded proteins:
- the LOC137028129 gene encoding mast cell protease 1A-like, with product MLTALCFESSMIVFIMTIISLLLLAFLFPHLNFTACVNVGIVNGTEAKKHSRPYMVSLQRNWQHVCCGFLISDEFVLTAAHCRKRSETLTVVIGAHDLKNKTEGSVRIGVMSYHQHPNFTVEPVMNDIMLLRLDKKVTQNEKVNWISIPVKEEDIEVHSVCSVAGWGRLNINGSLSNRLMETYVKIMNNTECENKWAKYNYSAAQMMCTYGDGGSCTGDSGGPLVCGKTAVGVTSFGDPDLCNSSELPEVYMKVSAYLAWIHTFIGNVY